The Thioalkalivibrio nitratireducens DSM 14787 DNA segment CACGTGGGCCGATAGGTCCGATCGGCACCGTCCGGGCACGGGCGACCATGGTCGCCCGTGCCCGGCGCGGAAGCCGGAGAGGCGTTCGGCAAGTGCACGGACATTTGCCCAACACCTTTCATTTCGCCCGAGCTTTGACTGAGGAGTGCTGCCATGTCTGTCCTGAAGATGACCGATCTCGACCTCAAGGGTAAGCGCGTATTGATCCGGCAGGATCTCAACGTGCCGGTCAAGGACGGCAAGGTCACTTCCGATGCCCGGATCCGTGCCAGCCTTCCGACCGTACAGCAGGCCCTCGAGGCGGGCGCCCGGGTGATGCTGATGTCGCACCTTGGCCGTCCCACCGAGGGTGAATTCTCCGAGGCCGACTCTCTGGCGCCGGTGGCGACGCACATGGGCGGCCTGCTCGAGCGCGACGTGCGCCTGGTGCGCGACTATCTGGGCGGGGTCGAACTCGCCGATGGCGAGGTCGTGCTGCTCGAGAACGTGCGCTTCAATAAGGGCGAAAAGAAGGACGTCGAAGAGTTGGCGAAGAACTACGCTGCGCTCTGCGACGTGTTCGTGATGGACGCCTTCGGCACCGCGCACCGTGCCCAGGCCTCGACCCACGGGGTCGCGAAGTTCGCGCCGCAGGCGTGTGCCGGCCCGCTGCTGGCGGCGGAACTCGACGCGCTGGGCACGGCGCTGGACAACCCGCAACGGCCGCTGGTCGCGATCGTCGGCGGCTCCAAGGTCTCGACCAAGCTGACCGTGCTCGAATCGCTGTCGAAGGTCGTCGACCAGTTGATCGTCGGCGGCGGTATCGCCAACACGTTCATCGCCGCTCAGGGACACCCGGTCGGGCAGTCGCTGTGCGAGCATGACCTGATCGATGAGGCGAGGCGGCTGATGGAGGCGGCGGAGGCGAAGGGCAGTACAATTCCGGTGCCGACCGACGTGACCGTCGGCCAGGAGTTTTCGGAATCGACGCCGGCGGTCGTCAAGAGCGTCGCTGACGTGAGCGACGGCGACATGATCTTCGATGTCGGTCCCGAGACGGCTTCCACCTACGCTGCGCTGTTGCACAAGGCCGGTACGATCGTCTGGAACGGCCCGGTGGGCGTGTTCGAGTTCGACCAGTTCGCGGCCGGAACCAAGGCGCTCGGCGAGGCAATCGCCGAGAGTGACGCGTTCTCGATCGCCGGTGGCGGCGATACGCTCGCCGCGATCGACAAATACGGGCTGGCCGAGCGGATCAGCTACATTTCCACTGGTGGCGGTGCGTTCCTCGAATTTCTCGAGGGCAAGACCCTTCCGGCCGTCGCGATGCTTGAACAACGCGCCAAGAATTGAAGGATTCCATCGCCGTGGTACAGGAGCCTCCCCGGATGCGCCGAACCAAGATCGTGGCCACGCTGGGGCCCGCGACCGACAGCGGACACGCGCTGGAGGATCTGGTCCGGGCCGGGGTCGATGTCGTCCGGGTGAATTTCTCCCATGGCGATCCCGACAGCCATCGTACCCGGGTGCGCCGGATCCGCGAGGCCGCCGATCGCGTCGGGCGCTGCGTAGGCGTCCTCGGCGACCTGCAGGGGCCGAAGATCCGTATCGCCCGCTTTCGCGGCGGCGAGGTGGAACTCGCCGAGGGCGACGCGTTCGCGCTCGATGCGAGCCTCTCGGGCGATGCCGGCGACCGCACTCAGGTGGGCCTGACCTACCCGGACCTCCCCAAGGACGTCCGGGCCGGCGACGTGCTGCTGCTCGACGACGGCCGCCTCGTGCTGAATGTCGATTCGGTCAGCGGGCCGCGGATCGAGACGACCGTGGTGGTTGGGGGTACGCTGTCCAACAACAAGGGCATCAACCGCCAGGGTGGCGGCCTGTCCGCGCCCGCGATTACCGAGAAGGACCGCGAGGACATCCGGCTCGCGGCCGAGCTCGAGGTCGATTTCCTTGCGGTGTCGTTCCCGCGCTCGGCCGACGATGTTCATCTCGCCCGGTCGCTGCTGCGCGACGCGGGCGGCGATGCTTCGGTCTGCTCGAAAATCGAGCGGGCCGAGGCGCTCGATGCGCTTGACGAGATCATCTCCGCATCCGACGTGATCATGATCGCCCGCGGTGATCTGGGGGTAGAGATCGGCGACGCCGAATTGCCCGCGGTACAGAAAAACCTGATCAGCCGCGCACGCAAGCTGAACCGGGTGGTGATCACCGCGACCCAGATGATGGAGTCGATGATCCAGAGTCCGATACCGACTCGTGCCGAGGTCTTCGACGTGGCCAATGCGGTGCTCGACGGGACCGACGCGGTGATGCTCTCGGGCGAGACCGCCACCGGCCGCTACCCGGACAAGGTCGTCGCCAGCATGGGCCGTATCTGCGCAGCGGCCGAGCGCCAGCGTGCGGCGCGCCGGTCCACGCACCGGATGGACAGCTACTTCGGCCGGGTCGATGAGGCGATCGCGATGGCCACGA contains these protein-coding regions:
- the pyk gene encoding pyruvate kinase, with product MRRTKIVATLGPATDSGHALEDLVRAGVDVVRVNFSHGDPDSHRTRVRRIREAADRVGRCVGVLGDLQGPKIRIARFRGGEVELAEGDAFALDASLSGDAGDRTQVGLTYPDLPKDVRAGDVLLLDDGRLVLNVDSVSGPRIETTVVVGGTLSNNKGINRQGGGLSAPAITEKDREDIRLAAELEVDFLAVSFPRSADDVHLARSLLRDAGGDASVCSKIERAEALDALDEIISASDVIMIARGDLGVEIGDAELPAVQKNLISRARKLNRVVITATQMMESMIQSPIPTRAEVFDVANAVLDGTDAVMLSGETATGRYPDKVVASMGRICAAAERQRAARRSTHRMDSYFGRVDEAIAMATMYTANHFDVAAIAALTESGATPLWMSRISSGIPIFALTQHHKTSRRLTLYRGVYPVQLDAIPETHEETNREAIRLLLEEGVVKDGELVIITKGDLNGVPGGTNAMKIVRVGETVAVP
- a CDS encoding phosphoglycerate kinase, which gives rise to MSVLKMTDLDLKGKRVLIRQDLNVPVKDGKVTSDARIRASLPTVQQALEAGARVMLMSHLGRPTEGEFSEADSLAPVATHMGGLLERDVRLVRDYLGGVELADGEVVLLENVRFNKGEKKDVEELAKNYAALCDVFVMDAFGTAHRAQASTHGVAKFAPQACAGPLLAAELDALGTALDNPQRPLVAIVGGSKVSTKLTVLESLSKVVDQLIVGGGIANTFIAAQGHPVGQSLCEHDLIDEARRLMEAAEAKGSTIPVPTDVTVGQEFSESTPAVVKSVADVSDGDMIFDVGPETASTYAALLHKAGTIVWNGPVGVFEFDQFAAGTKALGEAIAESDAFSIAGGGDTLAAIDKYGLAERISYISTGGGAFLEFLEGKTLPAVAMLEQRAKN